The proteins below come from a single Dinghuibacter silviterrae genomic window:
- a CDS encoding alpha-amylase family glycosyl hydrolase, with the protein MNTTPSSRPGMGSLPFDGGTTFRIWLPFATQVSVSGTFNDWGRIPLASEGNGYWSADVTIAHPGDRYKYVIEGPLIQGEVWRTDPYCKSVANTEDANGAIVADTFDWGADVFQMPPWNELVIYELHVASFNVSDTAPCDFSTIIARLDYLRDLGVNAIEILPVQGFFGAYSLGYNPAFPFDIESNYGTPDDFKHFIRQAHAKGMAIILDIVLNHFGPDDLDCSMRRPDGWYENGMDGVYFYNDWRGRTAFGPRPDYGRPEVRSFLRDSAWMWLNEYHVDGLRFDSTVNIRNVYGNNNDPAHDLPDGWSLLSWINSDVDQHMPWKITIAEDLQDNSWITKKTGEGGAGFDSQWDSYFYWKIIDAVTAVADGDRDMNAVGAALAHSLGADACNRLIYINNHDQCAAINHALRLPDRIWAGHADSWVVRKRYLLAAAVLCTTPGIPMIFQGDEFLSWGSWDPHVDLDWSQLDRFPGIHAAFRDLFRLRRNHGTRTAGLTGQYVNVFHVNNTDKLIAYHRWASGGPGDDVVVVANFANRSYDSYTLPLPGAGEWTVRFNSDSAYYSPDFANHGSTATTGIGAGAVTGGLAIGPYSVLVLSQ; encoded by the coding sequence ATGAACACCACCCCCTCTTCGCGCCCGGGCATGGGCTCCCTCCCTTTTGACGGCGGTACCACCTTTCGCATCTGGCTGCCCTTCGCCACCCAGGTTTCCGTCAGTGGTACTTTTAACGACTGGGGGAGGATACCCCTGGCTTCGGAGGGCAACGGGTATTGGTCCGCGGACGTGACCATTGCGCATCCGGGCGACCGGTACAAGTATGTCATCGAAGGGCCCCTGATACAGGGGGAGGTGTGGAGAACCGATCCCTATTGCAAAAGCGTGGCCAATACCGAAGATGCCAATGGGGCGATCGTGGCGGATACGTTCGACTGGGGTGCAGACGTGTTCCAGATGCCTCCGTGGAACGAGCTGGTTATCTACGAACTCCACGTGGCTTCCTTTAACGTGTCCGACACGGCACCCTGCGACTTCAGTACGATCATCGCCCGGTTGGATTATCTACGCGACCTTGGTGTGAATGCGATCGAAATACTGCCGGTCCAGGGCTTCTTCGGGGCGTATTCCCTGGGATACAACCCGGCCTTCCCCTTTGACATTGAAAGCAACTATGGCACTCCTGACGATTTCAAGCATTTTATCCGCCAGGCACACGCCAAGGGGATGGCCATCATCCTGGACATTGTCCTCAACCACTTTGGTCCGGACGACCTGGACTGCTCCATGAGAAGACCGGACGGTTGGTATGAGAACGGCATGGATGGGGTTTATTTTTACAACGACTGGAGGGGACGTACGGCTTTCGGACCGCGGCCCGACTATGGCCGTCCCGAGGTTAGATCTTTTTTGCGGGACAGCGCCTGGATGTGGCTCAACGAATACCACGTGGATGGACTCCGGTTTGATTCCACCGTCAATATCCGGAACGTCTATGGCAACAACAACGACCCCGCCCACGACCTGCCCGATGGCTGGAGTTTGCTGAGCTGGATCAACAGCGACGTCGATCAACACATGCCCTGGAAGATCACCATCGCCGAAGACCTCCAGGACAATTCCTGGATCACAAAAAAAACAGGTGAAGGCGGAGCGGGTTTTGACAGCCAATGGGACAGCTATTTTTACTGGAAGATCATCGACGCCGTGACGGCCGTTGCCGACGGGGACCGGGACATGAATGCCGTCGGCGCCGCCCTTGCCCACTCCCTGGGCGCCGACGCCTGCAACCGGCTGATCTATATCAACAACCACGATCAATGTGCGGCGATCAACCACGCGCTCCGGCTACCCGACCGGATCTGGGCGGGTCATGCCGACAGTTGGGTCGTTCGCAAACGCTACCTGCTCGCGGCCGCTGTGCTTTGCACGACCCCGGGTATCCCAATGATTTTCCAGGGAGACGAATTCCTGTCCTGGGGCAGTTGGGATCCGCACGTGGACCTCGATTGGAGCCAGCTTGACCGTTTTCCGGGTATCCACGCGGCGTTCCGTGACCTTTTCCGGCTCCGGCGCAACCATGGGACAAGGACCGCGGGGTTGACGGGACAGTACGTCAACGTCTTTCACGTCAACAATACCGACAAACTCATTGCTTATCACCGGTGGGCGTCCGGTGGACCGGGGGACGATGTGGTCGTGGTCGCCAATTTCGCCAACCGGTCTTATGACAGCTATACACTGCCGTTGCCCGGGGCGGGGGAGTGGACGGTGCGGTTTAACAGCGACTCCGCGTATTATTCTCCGGATTTTGCGAATCATGGGTCGACCGCAACGACGGGCATCGGCGCCGGCGCCGTGACGGGCGGCCTCGCCATCGGGCCCTATAGCGTCCTGGTTCTTTCGCAGTAA
- a CDS encoding response regulator, which yields MTSYQSVLVIDDHNMVVNGIKLLIGDWFQAFHHANDGATGIQVALRQSPQLVIVDYMLPDMSGEAVAREIRYHCPGARILGYSFNINAASILKMFGAGINGYVIKSENDEEFTKAVTYLLQGKDYFCKEARNHIINRISPEEDHTRLMVANTEFSAKEIEIIRLICKQKTAREIAQAVFLSERTVEQYRSNISRRIGARNMAGVIKFALQYGVIDLEDL from the coding sequence ATGACCTCTTACCAGTCCGTGTTAGTGATCGATGACCACAATATGGTCGTCAACGGCATCAAACTTTTGATCGGCGATTGGTTCCAGGCGTTCCACCACGCCAACGACGGAGCCACCGGCATCCAGGTCGCCCTCCGGCAGTCTCCCCAACTGGTGATCGTCGACTATATGCTCCCCGACATGTCGGGGGAGGCCGTGGCCAGGGAAATCCGTTATCACTGTCCGGGGGCGCGCATCCTCGGATACTCGTTCAATATCAATGCGGCCTCGATCCTCAAGATGTTTGGCGCCGGTATCAACGGCTATGTCATTAAAAGCGAGAACGACGAGGAGTTCACCAAGGCCGTGACCTACCTCCTGCAAGGCAAAGACTATTTCTGTAAAGAAGCCCGGAACCACATCATCAACCGCATTTCACCGGAAGAAGACCATACCCGTCTCATGGTCGCCAATACCGAGTTTTCCGCCAAGGAGATCGAGATCATCCGCCTGATCTGTAAACAAAAGACCGCCCGGGAAATCGCCCAGGCGGTCTTTCTTTCCGAACGAACCGTCGAACAGTACCGGAGCAACATCTCCCGGCGCATAGGCGCGCGGAACATGGCCGGGGTAATTAAATTCGCCCTCCAATACGGTGTCATCGACCTGGAGGACCTGTAA
- a CDS encoding beta-ketoacyl-ACP synthase III, giving the protein MSLSPVYITGTSIFLPNNPVPSEEMEDYLGFINGKPSKSRKIVLRNNGIETRYYALKKGGEPTHTNAELAAEAIRGLFKDDPSGMTKIDVMTSGTSSPDQLMPSHGVMVHGCLPELGAIEVISPAGNCCAGMHALKYAYLSIRSGEAHRAVSSGSELMSLVMRSGVFEEEVQHLIDLHENPYVAFKKEFLRWMLSDGAGAFLLEDKPAATGLSLRLDWIDGVSYAGEMDTCMYQGGEKDEEGHFKGFKLYDSEGLIHESVFSVKQDIGLLSDNIVPLGGRKVKEIFERRGLTVDDVDWFLPHISSEFFKSKIFEVMEVLGRGIPYEKWFMNLSRLGNVGAASIYLMVHELLHSGKLKKGERLLLLVPESARFSYMFAMLTVV; this is encoded by the coding sequence ATGTCCCTAAGCCCAGTATATATTACCGGCACGTCAATTTTCCTACCAAATAATCCCGTACCCAGCGAAGAGATGGAGGATTACCTGGGTTTTATCAACGGCAAGCCGTCGAAATCCAGAAAGATCGTTTTGCGGAACAATGGCATCGAGACCCGTTACTATGCCCTGAAAAAAGGAGGCGAACCCACGCACACCAACGCCGAGCTCGCCGCGGAAGCCATCCGGGGCCTGTTCAAGGATGACCCTTCGGGGATGACCAAGATCGATGTCATGACATCGGGTACGTCCTCTCCCGACCAGCTCATGCCCTCCCATGGTGTCATGGTGCACGGCTGTCTGCCCGAACTGGGCGCGATCGAGGTGATTTCCCCCGCGGGCAATTGCTGTGCCGGGATGCACGCGCTAAAATATGCCTACCTGTCGATCCGTTCCGGGGAAGCGCACCGCGCGGTCAGCTCCGGTTCGGAACTGATGAGCCTGGTCATGCGTTCCGGGGTGTTCGAGGAAGAGGTGCAACACTTGATCGATCTTCACGAAAACCCGTATGTCGCTTTTAAGAAAGAGTTCCTCCGCTGGATGTTGTCCGATGGCGCAGGAGCGTTCCTGCTGGAAGATAAACCGGCGGCGACCGGTTTGAGCCTGCGGCTGGATTGGATCGACGGCGTGTCTTATGCCGGCGAGATGGATACCTGTATGTACCAGGGGGGCGAAAAGGACGAGGAAGGCCATTTCAAAGGCTTTAAGCTGTACGATTCGGAAGGACTGATCCACGAGTCGGTGTTTAGCGTCAAACAGGACATCGGTTTGCTGAGCGACAACATCGTACCCCTGGGCGGCCGCAAGGTCAAAGAAATCTTCGAACGCCGCGGCCTCACCGTGGACGACGTGGACTGGTTCCTGCCCCACATCTCCAGTGAGTTCTTCAAGTCTAAAATATTCGAGGTGATGGAAGTGCTGGGACGGGGAATTCCCTACGAGAAATGGTTCATGAACCTGAGCCGGCTGGGGAACGTGGGTGCGGCCTCCATTTACCTCATGGTACACGAGTTGCTGCACTCAGGCAAATTGAAAAAAGGAGAGCGTTTGTTGTTACTCGTCCCCGAGAGCGCGCGGTTCTCTTATATGTTCGCGATGTTAACCGTCGTATAA
- a CDS encoding DUF6515 family protein, with product MRPQPGNPGARPPVTRPPSHRPPGWRPGRPSYTRPPHIWNGRRFYAYHRYYDHPYRPYVWVGPWHPMGFFLATMYATATIIAWDNANYYYNAGVFYQPYNGGYQVVAPPIGAIVPSLPSGTITLDVDGTTYWYFGGSFFVPATGGYQVIAGPPGAIVYNLPDGCTTVNANGVTYLQFNGTYFQPIQDADGQNGYEVVDVE from the coding sequence GTGCGCCCGCAACCGGGGAACCCCGGTGCCCGTCCGCCGGTCACGCGCCCACCCAGCCACCGCCCCCCCGGATGGAGACCCGGACGACCGTCCTATACCCGGCCGCCGCACATTTGGAACGGACGTCGCTTTTATGCCTATCACCGGTATTACGATCACCCCTACCGGCCTTATGTATGGGTCGGCCCCTGGCATCCCATGGGCTTTTTCCTGGCCACTATGTACGCCACGGCAACGATCATCGCCTGGGACAACGCCAATTACTATTATAACGCGGGGGTATTTTACCAACCGTACAACGGAGGCTACCAGGTCGTGGCGCCACCCATAGGCGCGATTGTTCCGAGCCTGCCGTCCGGGACGATCACCCTGGATGTCGACGGCACGACCTATTGGTATTTCGGCGGATCCTTTTTCGTGCCGGCTACCGGCGGGTACCAGGTCATAGCAGGTCCCCCGGGCGCCATCGTCTACAACCTGCCCGATGGATGTACGACCGTCAACGCGAACGGGGTTACGTACCTGCAGTTTAACGGGACGTACTTCCAGCCGATCCAGGATGCCGATGGGCAGAACGGGTACGAGGTCGTCGATGTAGAGTAG
- a CDS encoding sensor histidine kinase, with protein sequence MPVPLTVFLRVNLFFCIVCWNIASAQTPTLQNLFRRYEAHKLGDTAYLKAVDSLAPQRLGDDSLPAELSLYQQVAFKKNIPAKYRVRYYRYMAAQAYNKNRLGSAIYYAEKNNEESIRAGIFKAGEIPHSDLFAMAVYSDNWNFAAAFAKYDKLKTRIHGLIGAIPKVSGEELFVAFSILNELASTASHAKDTARAGEAVRVSDSLLAAVDRSPAGYTAYRTFYGSMDHIIRFTVARDRGQNDSALALLEAALADVRKPDYSKNVQAAYAFDFYQDAFDFFITTGNRDSARHYLDLAVSRSAGLFDSSRDKASFVLGSASKLEALSGDYTAAYRDLKKAYEVQDSTVHSISSDKNNNLYALAEAENARSELARKDEEGRRMQQFNILLFFMLVILILVVTLGYFIVASRAKQRMLRLRLGLARNFHDEIGPMLMYAGTLAKKEGEQHPSPRLEELRGHLVHVMEAVRGMTHDLKSSDLSTVVSLAREVTALLEKIKETTTIDFSIKHQNGSRVLSHFQHNHLKKIMNELVSNSIRHSGCSGIQVALQAEGRHLLIRYSDDGKGFDPGQDTQGIGLQNVRERVGLLNGSFRLINEHPAGYAIDLKIPLL encoded by the coding sequence ATGCCTGTTCCACTTACGGTTTTTCTTAGGGTCAACCTCTTCTTTTGTATCGTATGTTGGAACATTGCCTCCGCTCAAACGCCCACGCTCCAAAATCTGTTCCGGCGATACGAAGCGCATAAGCTGGGGGATACCGCATACCTGAAGGCCGTCGACTCCCTGGCTCCTCAGCGGTTGGGGGACGACAGCCTGCCGGCCGAACTGTCCCTTTATCAGCAGGTGGCCTTTAAAAAAAATATACCCGCCAAATACCGGGTGCGTTATTACCGGTATATGGCCGCCCAGGCGTACAACAAGAACCGTTTGGGCAGTGCCATCTACTATGCGGAAAAGAACAATGAGGAGTCCATCCGGGCTGGCATTTTCAAGGCCGGGGAGATCCCCCACAGCGATCTTTTTGCGATGGCCGTGTACAGCGATAACTGGAATTTTGCCGCCGCCTTTGCCAAATACGACAAACTGAAGACGCGGATCCATGGGCTGATCGGGGCCATTCCCAAGGTGAGCGGGGAAGAATTGTTTGTGGCTTTTAGCATCCTAAACGAACTGGCAAGCACCGCTTCCCATGCAAAGGACACCGCAAGGGCCGGAGAAGCGGTCCGCGTGTCTGACAGTCTGCTGGCCGCGGTTGACCGGTCCCCTGCAGGATATACGGCTTACCGTACTTTTTATGGCAGTATGGACCATATCATCCGGTTCACCGTGGCCAGGGACCGGGGACAAAACGACAGCGCGCTGGCGCTGCTGGAGGCGGCCCTGGCGGACGTCCGGAAGCCGGACTACTCGAAGAACGTGCAAGCCGCTTATGCGTTTGATTTCTACCAGGATGCCTTTGATTTTTTTATTACCACCGGGAACCGCGACAGCGCCCGGCATTACCTGGACCTTGCCGTGTCACGATCCGCGGGTCTTTTTGATTCTTCCCGGGACAAAGCCTCCTTTGTACTCGGCAGCGCCAGCAAGCTGGAAGCCCTGTCCGGCGACTATACAGCCGCCTACCGGGACCTGAAAAAGGCGTATGAGGTCCAGGACAGCACCGTGCATTCGATTTCTTCGGACAAAAACAACAACCTGTATGCCCTCGCCGAGGCGGAGAATGCCCGGTCCGAGCTTGCCCGCAAAGACGAGGAGGGTAGGCGGATGCAACAGTTCAACATCCTTCTTTTCTTTATGCTGGTCATCCTTATCCTCGTGGTCACATTGGGGTATTTTATCGTCGCGTCCCGGGCCAAACAACGCATGCTCCGGCTGCGCCTGGGACTGGCGCGCAACTTCCACGACGAGATCGGACCCATGCTGATGTATGCGGGCACCCTGGCCAAAAAGGAGGGCGAGCAACATCCCTCCCCCCGCCTGGAGGAGCTCCGGGGGCACCTCGTTCATGTGATGGAGGCCGTCCGGGGGATGACCCACGACCTCAAATCCAGCGACCTGAGCACGGTGGTTTCCCTGGCCAGGGAAGTAACGGCACTGTTGGAAAAAATAAAGGAGACCACCACGATCGATTTCTCTATCAAACACCAAAACGGGAGTCGCGTGCTCAGCCACTTTCAGCACAACCACCTCAAAAAGATCATGAACGAGCTCGTCAGCAATTCCATACGGCATTCCGGTTGTTCGGGGATCCAGGTCGCCCTTCAGGCAGAGGGGCGCCACCTCCTCATCCGCTACTCCGACGACGGGAAGGGGTTCGATCCCGGGCAAGATACCCAGGGGATCGGCTTGCAGAATGTCCGGGAAAGAGTAGGTTTGCTCAACGGGAGTTTCCGGCTGATCAACGAACACCCGGCGGGTTACGCCATCGATCTAAAAATACCCTTGCTATGA
- a CDS encoding beta-ketoacyl-[acyl-carrier-protein] synthase family protein gives MKKRRVVVTGLGVVSPNGKDVPSFLEAIRSGTSGLRYMPEFEQLKYLCQVTGRPPFDWEHLKDFIPEVTFHGLRGMGIGYGLQAAAEAWNDAGLIMETEQPRWDTGIVFGNSTADSALMANVMQKVDALEAKKLGSRVVEQTMNSGVTAYITGRLGLANKIVTNSAACATGSQALLMGYEYIAHGLADRMIAGSTEYVDTYIFGAFDAMRVLSRKFNREPEKASRPMSRTAGGFVPSSGAGALILEDMDTALARGARIYAEFKGGATNSGGQRGGGSMTAPNAEGVVRCIREALRATETDPASIDLISGHLTATLGDLPEIQNWILALDRKETNFPWVNSLKSMIGHCLSAAGSIESVATVLQIHHQFIHPTINLEDPNPEIVKRIDMERIPTTSLPARINTVAKANFGFGDVNACLIFTKWNEHG, from the coding sequence ATGAAAAAACGACGCGTGGTCGTCACCGGTCTGGGTGTGGTGTCCCCCAACGGGAAGGACGTGCCTTCTTTCCTGGAGGCCATCCGCAGCGGCACCTCCGGTCTCCGGTATATGCCCGAATTCGAACAGCTCAAGTATCTCTGCCAGGTCACCGGCCGGCCTCCCTTCGACTGGGAACACCTCAAGGACTTTATTCCGGAGGTGACCTTTCATGGTCTCCGGGGCATGGGCATCGGGTATGGCCTGCAGGCCGCCGCGGAGGCATGGAACGACGCAGGTCTGATCATGGAGACGGAACAGCCCCGCTGGGACACCGGGATCGTGTTTGGCAACAGCACCGCCGACTCCGCACTGATGGCCAACGTTATGCAAAAGGTCGACGCGCTCGAAGCCAAAAAACTGGGGTCGAGGGTCGTCGAACAAACCATGAACAGCGGCGTGACCGCCTATATCACCGGCCGTCTCGGCCTTGCCAATAAAATCGTGACGAACTCCGCCGCCTGCGCCACGGGTTCGCAGGCCCTCCTCATGGGCTATGAATACATCGCCCATGGCCTGGCCGATCGCATGATCGCCGGGAGCACCGAATACGTGGACACCTATATTTTCGGCGCCTTCGACGCCATGCGCGTCCTGTCGCGGAAGTTCAACCGGGAACCCGAAAAAGCCTCCCGCCCGATGAGCCGGACCGCCGGTGGATTCGTCCCCAGCTCCGGCGCCGGTGCCCTCATCTTAGAGGACATGGACACCGCACTCGCCAGGGGCGCCCGTATCTACGCCGAGTTCAAGGGCGGGGCCACCAATTCAGGGGGACAAAGAGGAGGTGGTTCGATGACCGCCCCCAATGCCGAAGGCGTCGTCCGTTGTATCCGGGAAGCCCTGCGGGCCACCGAAACCGACCCCGCGTCCATCGACCTCATCAGCGGGCACCTTACCGCCACGCTGGGCGACCTCCCCGAGATCCAGAACTGGATTTTGGCGCTTGACAGAAAAGAAACTAATTTTCCGTGGGTGAATTCGCTAAAATCGATGATCGGCCACTGTCTCAGCGCCGCCGGCTCGATCGAATCGGTGGCCACGGTCCTCCAGATCCACCACCAGTTTATTCACCCAACGATCAACCTGGAAGATCCGAACCCCGAGATCGTCAAAAGGATAGACATGGAAAGAATACCGACCACCAGCCTGCCCGCCAGGATCAATACCGTCGCCAAGGCCAACTTTGGTTTTGGAGACGTCAATGCCTGCTTGATATTCACTAAATGGAATGAACATGGATAG
- a CDS encoding BtrH N-terminal domain-containing protein, with the protein MKTEFHHLQSAHCETGVTTGLMHHIGIDKITEPLALGIGAGLFYIYIPFIKISNGPAIAFRVMPGLIFKRVCKALGIPVVRRKFGSREEAARALDQQLAAGQPVGCQVGVYYLTYFPKEYRFHFNAHNIVVFGREEDRYLVSDPVMETTTSLSAYELERVRFAKGALAPKGQLYYPVGGHQVTDEQIARAIRKGIKNNAFAMLHIPGPIAGISGIRYTARRIRKWRDKLGLHDAGLYLAQLVRMQEEIGTGGGGFRYMYAAFLQEAMAYTPHPSLPSISAMFTRAGDLWRTAAVQAAGIYKGRLGSQEDFDKMADYLMEIADIEEEAFRALANIKWAAP; encoded by the coding sequence ATGAAGACTGAATTTCATCACCTGCAGTCGGCGCACTGTGAAACGGGTGTGACGACGGGGCTGATGCACCATATCGGCATCGACAAGATCACCGAGCCCCTGGCATTGGGCATAGGCGCCGGCTTGTTTTATATCTACATCCCTTTTATCAAGATCTCGAACGGGCCTGCGATTGCCTTCCGGGTCATGCCGGGGCTTATCTTCAAACGCGTGTGCAAGGCGCTGGGGATACCCGTGGTACGCCGGAAGTTCGGAAGCCGCGAGGAAGCCGCCAGGGCCCTGGATCAGCAGCTTGCCGCCGGTCAGCCCGTCGGTTGCCAGGTGGGGGTGTATTACCTGACCTACTTCCCAAAGGAATATCGCTTCCATTTTAACGCGCATAATATCGTAGTGTTCGGTCGCGAAGAAGACCGCTACCTGGTCAGCGATCCCGTGATGGAAACGACGACCTCCCTGAGTGCGTATGAATTGGAAAGGGTGCGCTTTGCCAAGGGCGCCCTGGCGCCCAAAGGACAGCTCTACTATCCCGTGGGCGGACACCAGGTGACGGACGAACAGATCGCACGGGCGATCCGAAAGGGGATCAAAAACAATGCTTTTGCGATGTTGCACATCCCCGGTCCTATCGCGGGAATAAGCGGCATCCGTTATACGGCGCGTCGCATCCGGAAGTGGCGGGACAAGCTCGGTCTTCACGACGCCGGCCTGTACCTGGCCCAGCTTGTCCGGATGCAGGAAGAAATCGGTACCGGCGGCGGTGGCTTCCGCTATATGTATGCGGCTTTTCTACAGGAAGCCATGGCGTATACGCCTCACCCGTCGCTCCCGTCCATATCGGCCATGTTTACCCGCGCGGGCGACCTCTGGCGGACCGCCGCGGTCCAGGCGGCGGGGATCTACAAGGGGCGGTTGGGGAGCCAGGAAGACTTTGACAAGATGGCGGATTATTTGATGGAGATTGCGGATATAGAGGAAGAGGCTTTTCGGGCGTTGGCAAACATCAAATGGGCGGCCCCATGA
- a CDS encoding 3-hydroxyacyl-ACP dehydratase FabZ family protein, with the protein MMYKDILDHLPYKSTFRFVDRLTYLSEDEVKGEFTLRKDAFFYEDHFPGNPVTPGVILTEIMAQIGLVTLGIYLVVRGQGPSGADANLLYPLLTSTEVSFHKMVLPGDTVYVHSQKQYFRFGKLKCMVVMTDSEGRRIAEGIFSGVIKHVNQPVP; encoded by the coding sequence ATGATGTATAAAGACATCCTGGATCATCTGCCGTATAAATCCACCTTTCGGTTTGTGGACCGGCTGACCTATCTGAGCGAGGACGAAGTGAAGGGCGAATTCACCCTGCGGAAGGACGCCTTTTTTTACGAGGATCATTTCCCGGGGAACCCGGTGACGCCCGGCGTTATCCTGACCGAGATCATGGCCCAGATTGGTTTGGTGACCTTAGGGATATACCTCGTGGTCCGGGGCCAGGGTCCCAGCGGCGCGGACGCCAACCTGTTGTATCCGCTGCTGACCTCCACCGAAGTGTCGTTTCACAAAATGGTCCTGCCCGGCGATACCGTATATGTCCATTCCCAAAAACAATATTTCCGCTTTGGCAAATTGAAATGCATGGTCGTCATGACCGATAGCGAAGGCAGACGCATCGCCGAAGGCATTTTTAGCGGCGTGATCAAGCACGTAAACCAACCCGTCCCATGA
- a CDS encoding 4'-phosphopantetheinyl transferase family protein, translating into MRSIGYDIVDLSLTDPHRNARPRFYQQILAPAERTVPASLSFHQYLWLCWSVKEAVYKYACRWQPGMTFSPTRMVLSSLDASLHAVVRWEGRLYQTRSSVFPGYIVSVAHDGAPVRCGFAHVGPAEDPSAAVRRLLLSDLGPGWSVERRYDGCPTLVGPAAAGAGAASPAPGAPLSFSHHGAYAGYALVGS; encoded by the coding sequence ATGAGGAGCATCGGCTATGATATAGTCGACCTTTCCCTCACCGATCCCCACCGCAACGCCCGTCCGCGGTTTTACCAACAGATTCTTGCCCCCGCCGAACGCACCGTTCCGGCTTCCTTGTCCTTTCATCAGTACCTCTGGCTATGCTGGTCGGTCAAGGAAGCGGTGTATAAGTATGCGTGCCGGTGGCAGCCGGGGATGACGTTTTCTCCTACACGGATGGTGCTTTCGTCGCTGGACGCGTCGCTTCATGCGGTTGTGCGTTGGGAGGGGCGTCTTTATCAGACGCGATCTTCCGTTTTTCCGGGGTACATCGTGTCCGTCGCGCACGATGGGGCGCCGGTAAGGTGCGGGTTTGCCCACGTGGGCCCCGCCGAGGATCCCTCTGCGGCCGTTCGCCGGTTGTTACTCTCCGACCTTGGCCCCGGTTGGTCGGTCGAGCGCCGCTACGATGGATGCCCGACGCTCGTAGGGCCGGCGGCCGCCGGAGCAGGGGCTGCGAGCCCCGCTCCGGGGGCGCCCCTCTCCTTCTCCCACCATGGCGCTTACGCCGGCTACGCCCTAGTTGGCAGTTAA
- a CDS encoding SDR family oxidoreductase — protein sequence MTYQQPFTDEWGIILGGSSGFGLATLEKLAASGMNVAVLYRETAAADRKIREKLDKLSTEHQVELLPYNTNALDEESRRGFIRTFAAERGGRAVVRLLLHSIARGNLKPLVTGDGENVLSHEDLAVTTYAMSTSLLDWTRDLVHEGLFVPEGRVIGLTSGGAHRYWDGYGAVSMAKSSLESLSIYMAVEFAKYGLRTNLIQAGITATPSLERIPGSEQLLEHAARRNPLGRMTGTADVANAIYLLCTKEAAWINGALLHVDGGEHCL from the coding sequence ATGACGTATCAACAACCCTTTACCGATGAGTGGGGCATAATTCTAGGAGGTTCCAGCGGTTTTGGCCTGGCCACGCTGGAGAAGCTGGCGGCATCGGGCATGAACGTGGCCGTTCTTTACAGGGAAACGGCGGCGGCGGACAGGAAGATCAGGGAAAAACTGGATAAACTTTCTACCGAACATCAAGTCGAACTCCTTCCGTATAACACCAACGCCCTTGACGAAGAGAGCAGGCGGGGTTTCATCCGTACTTTTGCCGCCGAAAGAGGCGGCCGTGCGGTCGTAAGGCTGCTGTTGCATTCCATCGCCAGGGGGAATTTAAAACCCCTCGTCACGGGCGATGGGGAAAATGTCCTCTCCCATGAAGACCTGGCGGTGACCACGTACGCCATGTCCACGAGCTTGCTAGACTGGACCAGGGACCTGGTACACGAGGGATTGTTCGTGCCGGAAGGGAGGGTGATCGGTTTGACGAGCGGGGGCGCCCACCGTTACTGGGACGGATACGGCGCGGTGTCGATGGCCAAATCCTCCCTGGAAAGCCTCTCCATCTACATGGCGGTGGAGTTTGCGAAATACGGTTTAAGGACAAACCTCATACAGGCGGGGATTACGGCAACCCCTTCCCTGGAAAGGATACCGGGTAGCGAACAACTGCTCGAACACGCCGCCCGGAGAAATCCGCTGGGACGCATGACCGGCACGGCGGATGTGGCCAACGCTATATACCTGCTCTGTACGAAAGAAGCCGCCTGGATCAACGGCGCGCTTCTGCACGTAGACGGCGGAGAACATTGTCTGTAA
- a CDS encoding acyl carrier protein, giving the protein MDRHAILEELKKVLAPYIKNKELLQDVNENTNLITDLKINSANLVDIVIDAEAKYKIEIDVDSAEKMITIGNCIDVIQEKMAQ; this is encoded by the coding sequence ATGGATAGACACGCGATCTTAGAAGAATTGAAGAAAGTCCTGGCCCCCTACATCAAAAACAAGGAATTGCTCCAGGATGTCAACGAGAACACCAACCTCATCACCGACCTCAAGATCAATTCGGCGAACCTGGTGGATATCGTCATCGATGCCGAAGCCAAATACAAAATCGAAATAGACGTCGACTCCGCCGAAAAAATGATCACCATCGGCAATTGCATCGACGTCATCCAGGAAAAGATGGCCCAATGA